The following proteins come from a genomic window of Pyxidicoccus sp. MSG2:
- a CDS encoding flagellar motor protein MotB, translating to MPSRPSLALLSAVSSLALLLGPASAQAQDARLPHFNLQRLELDPAALGSLMVGTGRTLPQGMLRVAVQGHYENLPFHFQTRWEPAGGTGLVENRFTMDLTAAFGVLPWLQVAAEVPYIVQQGGKPHMGVSPPAGQGMGTPWVGARAALLRQDFGLQVAADVSAAVPVGSVELLARDDYAVHPKLQLGFLAEGWQVGAEAGVLLREKRDLGPLSGESKDVIGNELRLAGTVTSRAGESTRGEVSVLVGVPLQGGRVGAELLLAIRKHALSFMDLYVMGGPGVGAGLDTPTFRFVGGVSFATSKVD from the coding sequence GTGCCTTCCCGGCCTTCGCTCGCCCTGCTGTCCGCTGTGTCGTCCCTCGCTTTGCTCCTCGGCCCCGCCTCCGCGCAGGCACAGGACGCGCGGCTGCCCCACTTCAATCTCCAGCGGCTGGAGCTGGACCCGGCGGCGCTGGGTTCACTGATGGTGGGTACCGGTCGCACGCTCCCGCAGGGCATGCTGCGCGTGGCGGTGCAGGGCCACTACGAGAACCTGCCCTTCCACTTCCAGACGCGCTGGGAGCCGGCCGGCGGCACGGGGCTGGTGGAGAACCGCTTCACCATGGACCTGACGGCCGCCTTCGGCGTGCTGCCGTGGCTCCAGGTAGCGGCGGAGGTGCCCTACATCGTCCAGCAGGGCGGCAAGCCCCATATGGGCGTGTCGCCTCCCGCGGGCCAGGGAATGGGGACGCCCTGGGTGGGCGCGCGTGCCGCCCTGCTGCGCCAGGACTTCGGCCTCCAGGTGGCGGCGGACGTCAGCGCCGCGGTGCCGGTGGGCAGCGTGGAATTGCTGGCGCGTGATGACTACGCGGTCCACCCGAAGCTCCAGCTCGGCTTCCTGGCCGAGGGCTGGCAGGTGGGCGCCGAGGCGGGCGTGCTGCTGCGCGAGAAGCGTGACCTGGGCCCGCTGTCCGGTGAGTCGAAGGACGTCATCGGCAACGAGCTGCGGCTGGCGGGCACCGTGACGTCCCGCGCCGGCGAGTCCACGCGCGGCGAGGTGAGCGTGCTGGTGGGCGTGCCGCTGCAGGGAGGCCGCGTGGGTGCCGAGCTGCTGCTGGCCATCCGCAAGCACGCCCTGTCCTTCATGGACCTCTACGTCATGGGCGGGCCGGGCGTCGGCGCCGGCCTGGACACGCCCACCTTCCGCTTCGTCGGAGGCGTGTCCTTCGCGACGTCCAAGGTGGACTGA
- a CDS encoding OPT family oligopeptide transporter: MSPSSPSPSPSELRIHPSDTPPHGDPGASAEKDPERYWLEHVYQGGSRQLTVRAVIAGMLIGAVMCLSNLYVILKTGWSLGVTITACILAFAVFGTLRSLRLLRKEFTDLENNAMGSVASAAGYMTGGGNMAAVPALLMLTGTLPSPGWLMVWFAVISALGVFAAIPIKRQLINIEALPFPTGTATAETIRALHGHGEVARRKSRLLGLSGLVGAALVFIRDARFTWLTNIPDKVSLPFTMLGKKASAWSLSFDFSLLLVGAGALVSFKTGWSMLLGAVLTYGFLAPAMVSQGAIPEVTYKAINSWMVWTGSAVLVSSGLLSFAFQWRSVARSFKALSGLFGGKSAQDEQDPLAGIECPPSWFPLGFAVLGPIAIFLMAYLFQIPWWAGVLAMPLAVVMGVIASRVTGETDTTPTKALGPVTQLIFGGLAPGNIPANVMSANATGGVGLHSADLLTDLKSGWLLGANPRQQFVAQLFGVVAGAAVVVPVFRILVPSADVLGTEEFPAPASMVWAGVSKLLASGVSALPQTARMGALCGATLGILLVLLEKFAPAKAKAYVPSAAGFGLAIVIPGSSSIAFFIGSALAEGLRRAKPKLAEDMVLPVSSGFIAGESLLGIGLAMAKAFGVMPK; the protein is encoded by the coding sequence ATGAGTCCCTCCTCACCGTCTCCGTCCCCGAGCGAGCTGCGCATCCACCCGTCCGACACGCCGCCGCACGGCGACCCGGGGGCGTCCGCGGAGAAGGACCCGGAGCGCTACTGGCTCGAGCACGTCTACCAGGGCGGCAGCCGCCAGCTCACCGTGCGCGCCGTCATCGCGGGCATGCTCATCGGCGCGGTGATGTGCCTGTCCAACCTGTACGTCATCCTCAAGACGGGCTGGAGCCTGGGCGTCACGATTACGGCCTGCATCCTGGCCTTCGCGGTGTTCGGCACGCTGCGCTCCCTGCGGCTCTTGAGGAAGGAGTTCACCGACCTGGAGAACAACGCCATGGGCTCGGTGGCCTCGGCCGCCGGCTACATGACGGGCGGCGGCAACATGGCGGCGGTGCCCGCGCTGCTGATGCTCACCGGCACGCTGCCGTCGCCGGGCTGGCTGATGGTGTGGTTCGCCGTCATCTCCGCGCTGGGCGTCTTCGCGGCCATCCCCATCAAGCGCCAGCTCATCAACATCGAGGCGCTGCCGTTCCCCACCGGCACGGCCACCGCGGAGACCATCCGCGCGCTGCACGGCCATGGCGAGGTGGCCCGCCGCAAGTCGCGGCTGCTGGGCCTGTCGGGGCTGGTGGGCGCGGCGCTCGTCTTCATCCGGGACGCGCGCTTCACGTGGCTGACCAACATCCCGGACAAGGTGAGCCTGCCCTTCACGATGCTGGGGAAGAAGGCCTCGGCCTGGTCGCTGTCGTTCGACTTCAGCCTGCTGCTGGTGGGTGCGGGCGCGCTGGTGAGCTTCAAGACGGGCTGGTCCATGCTGCTGGGCGCGGTGCTCACGTACGGCTTCCTCGCGCCGGCCATGGTGAGCCAGGGCGCCATCCCCGAGGTGACGTACAAGGCCATCAACAGCTGGATGGTGTGGACGGGCTCGGCGGTGCTGGTGTCCTCGGGCCTCCTGTCCTTCGCCTTCCAGTGGCGCAGCGTGGCGCGTTCCTTCAAGGCGCTGTCCGGCCTGTTCGGCGGCAAGAGCGCGCAGGACGAGCAGGACCCGCTGGCCGGCATCGAGTGCCCGCCGTCCTGGTTCCCCCTGGGCTTCGCGGTGCTGGGGCCCATCGCCATCTTCCTGATGGCGTACCTCTTCCAGATTCCGTGGTGGGCCGGTGTGCTGGCCATGCCGCTGGCCGTGGTCATGGGCGTCATCGCCAGCCGCGTGACGGGCGAGACGGACACCACGCCCACCAAGGCGCTGGGCCCCGTCACCCAGCTCATCTTCGGCGGCCTGGCGCCGGGCAACATCCCCGCCAACGTGATGAGCGCCAACGCCACGGGCGGCGTGGGGCTGCACTCGGCGGACCTGCTGACCGACTTGAAGTCCGGGTGGCTCCTGGGCGCCAACCCGCGCCAGCAGTTCGTGGCGCAGTTGTTCGGCGTGGTGGCGGGCGCGGCGGTGGTGGTGCCGGTGTTCCGCATCCTGGTGCCCAGCGCGGACGTGCTGGGCACGGAGGAGTTCCCCGCGCCCGCGTCCATGGTGTGGGCCGGCGTGTCGAAGCTGCTGGCCTCGGGCGTGTCCGCGCTGCCGCAGACGGCCCGCATGGGCGCGCTGTGCGGCGCGACGCTGGGCATCCTCCTGGTGCTGCTGGAGAAGTTCGCCCCGGCGAAGGCGAAGGCCTACGTGCCGTCCGCCGCGGGCTTCGGCCTGGCCATCGTCATCCCCGGCTCCAGCTCCATCGCCTTCTTCATCGGCTCGGCCCTCGCGGAGGGCCTGCGCCGCGCGAAGCCGAAGCTGGCCGAGGACATGGTGCTGCCGGTGTCCTCGGGCTTCATCGCCGGAGAGAGTCTGTTGGGCATCGGCCTCGCGATGGCCAAGGCCTTCGGGGTGATGCCGAAGTAG
- a CDS encoding FKBP-type peptidyl-prolyl cis-trans isomerase — translation MRVAKDSVVSLEYRLHLGDEQVIDQSAPGQPLAYLHGHKQIVPGLEGAIEGMSAGESKQVVVSPGQGYGEHDPEGVRTVPRNMLPPGFNPQPGQTLMAQTDQGDIPLRIQEVRQDAVVVDLNHPLAGKTLHFDVTVREVRTATQEELTHGHVHGAGGHDHG, via the coding sequence ATGAGGGTCGCCAAGGATTCCGTCGTCTCGCTGGAGTACCGGCTGCACCTGGGAGATGAGCAGGTCATCGACCAGAGCGCGCCCGGACAGCCGCTCGCCTACCTGCACGGCCACAAGCAGATTGTCCCGGGCCTGGAGGGCGCCATCGAAGGCATGTCCGCTGGCGAGAGCAAGCAGGTGGTGGTGTCCCCCGGCCAGGGCTACGGCGAGCACGACCCGGAAGGCGTGCGCACCGTCCCGCGCAACATGCTGCCTCCCGGCTTCAACCCGCAGCCCGGGCAGACGCTGATGGCGCAGACGGACCAGGGCGACATCCCCCTGCGCATCCAGGAGGTGCGCCAGGACGCCGTCGTCGTGGACCTCAACCACCCGCTGGCCGGCAAGACGCTCCACTTCGACGTCACCGTGCGCGAGGTGCGCACGGCCACGCAGGAAGAGCTCACCCACGGCCACGTCCATGGCGCGGGGGGCCATGACCACGGCTGA
- a CDS encoding dicarboxylate/amino acid:cation symporter has translation MKAHQKMLIGIVAGAVTGLTVNAVATAIARKAAGIAEGPVPADVIAQHAPWLPWTVDNVASPLGQIFIRLLLMLVVPMLFSALVVGVAELDLKQVGRLGARTLGYTIVFSAISVLIGLLLVNAVQPGAGLSDEARALARGAATVKAAPPPEATSFGAVLVSMVPTNPLKAAAEGDFIGLIVFSLIFGMGLALTQGEPALRLKEIIQGLYDVMMKLIDGVLRLAPFGVAALLYAMTARLGLGILAQLAAYVATVLLALGIHMFVVYSLSVRFLGGRNPLQFFRDIRLVMATAFSTASSSATLPTALKVAEENLKLPRNVSRFVLTAGSAMNQNGTALFEGVTVLFLAQVYGVPLSLPDQGLIMFICILAGIGTAGVPAGSIPVIAMILGMFKIPVEGLGLILGVDRFLDMCRTTLNVTGDLAAAVYVARGEPLDRPAGEGAADPSAS, from the coding sequence ATGAAGGCGCACCAGAAGATGCTCATCGGCATTGTCGCTGGCGCGGTGACGGGCCTCACCGTCAACGCCGTCGCCACCGCCATCGCCCGGAAGGCGGCCGGCATCGCCGAGGGGCCGGTCCCCGCCGACGTCATCGCCCAGCACGCGCCGTGGCTGCCGTGGACCGTGGACAACGTGGCCTCGCCCCTGGGGCAGATATTCATCCGCCTGCTCCTCATGCTCGTGGTGCCCATGCTCTTCTCCGCGCTCGTCGTGGGCGTGGCGGAGCTCGACTTGAAGCAGGTGGGCCGGCTGGGCGCGCGCACGCTGGGCTACACCATCGTCTTCTCCGCCATCTCCGTCCTCATCGGCCTGCTGCTCGTCAACGCGGTCCAGCCGGGCGCCGGCCTCAGTGACGAGGCGCGCGCCCTGGCCCGGGGGGCCGCCACGGTGAAGGCGGCCCCGCCGCCGGAGGCCACGTCGTTCGGCGCGGTGCTCGTCTCCATGGTGCCCACCAACCCCCTCAAGGCCGCCGCCGAGGGGGACTTCATCGGCCTCATCGTCTTCTCGCTCATCTTCGGCATGGGCCTGGCGCTCACCCAGGGCGAGCCCGCCCTGCGGCTGAAGGAAATCATCCAGGGCCTCTACGACGTGATGATGAAGCTCATCGACGGCGTGCTGCGGCTGGCGCCCTTCGGCGTGGCCGCGCTGCTGTACGCGATGACGGCCCGGCTGGGGCTGGGCATCCTGGCGCAGCTCGCCGCGTACGTGGCCACGGTGCTGCTGGCGCTGGGCATCCACATGTTCGTCGTCTACTCGCTGTCGGTGCGCTTCCTGGGCGGGCGCAACCCGCTCCAGTTCTTCCGCGACATCCGGCTGGTGATGGCGACCGCCTTCTCCACGGCGTCCTCCAGCGCCACGCTGCCCACCGCGCTCAAGGTGGCCGAGGAGAACCTCAAGCTGCCGCGCAACGTGTCCCGCTTCGTGCTCACCGCGGGCTCGGCCATGAACCAGAACGGCACGGCGCTCTTCGAGGGCGTCACCGTGCTCTTCCTCGCCCAGGTCTACGGCGTGCCGCTCAGCCTGCCGGACCAGGGGCTCATCATGTTCATCTGCATCCTGGCGGGCATCGGCACCGCGGGCGTGCCCGCGGGCTCCATCCCCGTCATCGCGATGATTCTGGGCATGTTCAAGATTCCGGTGGAGGGGCTGGGCCTCATCCTCGGCGTGGACCGCTTCCTGGACATGTGCCGCACCACCCTCAACGTCACCGGGGACCTCGCGGCCGCGGTGTACGTCGCGCGGGGGGAGCCGCTCGACCGCCCGGCCGGAGAGGGGGCGGCAGACCCTTCCGCGTCCTGA